A stretch of Ligilactobacillus faecis DNA encodes these proteins:
- the rsmB gene encoding 16S rRNA (cytosine(967)-C(5))-methyltransferase RsmB — protein MVNKLKNDPRTLAVELLVKVEKNGAYSNLALDQTIKKHGLSKRDAHLLTNIVYGVIQHKLTLEYYLRPFIKDPKKVTPWVKQLLLTALYQQIYLDNIPKRAIFNETIEIAKVKGHAGIRKFVTGILHALDRQGLPDLKEIKDPLKYLSIKTSTPKWLVEALQAEVGLKKTEQILDSVNQPPHQTVRINKKVANKEEIMTRLHQAGFEVEESPVTPEALRLTGGFIPATEAFAKGQIIVQDESAMLAVDSMEILPNALILDACAAPGGKTTQLAAEMTTGKVVSLDIHAHKVKLIEQNAKRAHVAENVEAKQLDARKAAEVFAPETFDQILVDAPCSGLGLLRRKPEVKYEKSLTDSKNLHRIQVEILDKVAQTLKVGGTLTYSTCTILTTENQATVDEFLEKHPEFEQVKTKTKNNLKKDRNELGLTIYPDDHLSDGFFIATLKKRTEV, from the coding sequence ATGGTGAATAAATTGAAAAATGATCCGCGTACTTTAGCGGTCGAGTTACTTGTCAAAGTCGAAAAAAATGGGGCGTATTCTAATTTGGCGTTAGACCAAACTATTAAAAAACATGGATTATCTAAGCGTGATGCACATTTACTGACCAATATCGTGTATGGTGTGATCCAACATAAATTAACGCTTGAATATTATTTACGACCATTTATCAAAGATCCTAAGAAGGTCACGCCTTGGGTCAAGCAACTTTTATTGACTGCTCTTTACCAACAGATCTATTTAGATAATATTCCTAAGCGGGCGATCTTTAACGAAACGATCGAGATCGCTAAAGTCAAAGGGCATGCAGGGATCAGAAAATTTGTGACTGGGATCTTACATGCACTTGATCGTCAAGGACTACCAGATCTAAAAGAGATCAAAGATCCGCTTAAATATTTAAGTATCAAAACAAGTACACCTAAATGGTTGGTCGAAGCGTTGCAGGCTGAAGTGGGACTGAAAAAAACTGAACAGATCCTTGACTCGGTCAATCAGCCACCGCATCAAACTGTTCGGATCAATAAAAAAGTGGCAAATAAAGAAGAGATCATGACGCGTTTGCATCAAGCTGGATTTGAAGTTGAAGAAAGTCCAGTTACACCCGAGGCGCTCCGTCTTACTGGGGGCTTTATCCCAGCGACAGAAGCTTTTGCTAAAGGACAGATCATCGTTCAAGACGAAAGTGCAATGTTGGCAGTTGATTCAATGGAAATTTTGCCAAATGCGTTGATCTTAGACGCTTGTGCAGCTCCTGGAGGAAAAACGACACAACTAGCAGCAGAGATGACGACAGGTAAAGTGGTCAGTCTAGATATCCATGCGCATAAAGTCAAATTGATCGAGCAAAATGCTAAAAGAGCACATGTTGCTGAAAATGTTGAAGCAAAACAACTCGACGCAAGAAAAGCCGCAGAAGTCTTTGCGCCTGAAACTTTTGATCAGATCTTAGTTGATGCTCCCTGCTCTGGTCTAGGGTTATTGCGGCGAAAGCCAGAAGTCAAATATGAGAAAAGTTTGACAGACTCTAAAAATTTGCATCGGATCCAAGTCGAGATCTTAGATAAGGTCGCGCAAACGCTAAAAGTTGGAGGCACTTTGACTTATAGCACTTGTACGATCTTGACGACAGAAAATCAAGCAACTGTTGATGAATTTTTGGAGAAACATCCAGAATTTGAACAAGTAAAAACTAAAACAAAAAATAATTTAAAGAAAGATCGCAACGAATTGGGGTTAACGATCTATCCAGATGATCATCTTTCAGATGGTTTTTTCATTGCTACATTAAAAAAGAGAACTGAGGTGTAA
- the pknB gene encoding Stk1 family PASTA domain-containing Ser/Thr kinase has product MRAGYAINGRYQVIKTLGEGGMANVYLAHDLILDRDVAVKLLRLDLRDDSAAVRRFHREADSLIKLDDPHIVDIFDIGEDQGMQYIVMEYVKGMDLKRYIAQNAPLSYEKAVAIMNQILVAVREAHQHGIVHRDLKPQNILLDEAGNVKITDFGIAIAVAEETMTRTNTLMGSVHYISPEQARGSMITQQSDIYSLGIILFELLTGHVPYDGETAVSIALKHYRSQMPSLRKDDPDIPQALENVVLHATAKDRRERYQSVTEMQLDLETCLDPKRKDALPWRPKKIVEEETKVLPDLSEKLAKSDLELEKTLDLGKISQVTKKAKVKSFKRRYLIGIGCVLVIILLSYFYLIPKDVSVPALKGLSQKQALQLLEAKQLEIGKITYQYDKNYPKGQVTFTSPQKGTTVKQNTKIALTLSKGAPLVTFGDYRRRNYTDVSRRLRKQGVVVKKEERYSDSVAKGEIIAQSIAAKKKVALSETTVTFTVSKGQNLAGMTDLSGFSLKEVKAYARECGLELIVKKVKVTSSEEVDTVIAQDPPVGTFVQEGDVLEVTIGTKGATGSKYYKQEEE; this is encoded by the coding sequence ATGAGAGCTGGTTATGCCATTAATGGGCGTTACCAAGTTATCAAAACATTAGGTGAAGGTGGGATGGCTAATGTTTATTTGGCCCATGATCTGATCTTAGATCGTGATGTGGCAGTTAAACTTTTACGCCTTGATCTTCGCGATGATTCAGCTGCGGTCCGCCGTTTTCATCGTGAAGCTGACTCTTTGATCAAATTAGATGATCCGCACATTGTAGATATTTTTGACATCGGTGAAGATCAAGGGATGCAATATATCGTCATGGAATACGTCAAGGGCATGGACCTTAAACGTTATATTGCCCAAAATGCACCTTTGTCTTATGAAAAAGCAGTTGCGATCATGAATCAGATCTTAGTAGCTGTCCGCGAAGCTCACCAACATGGGATCGTACATCGTGACTTAAAACCACAAAATATCTTGTTAGACGAAGCTGGTAATGTTAAGATCACTGATTTTGGGATCGCGATCGCAGTTGCTGAAGAGACGATGACACGAACCAATACTTTAATGGGATCAGTTCATTATATTTCGCCTGAACAAGCACGTGGAAGTATGATCACCCAGCAATCAGATATTTATTCTTTGGGGATCATTCTCTTTGAGCTTTTGACAGGGCATGTGCCTTATGATGGTGAGACTGCTGTTTCGATCGCTCTCAAACATTATCGTAGCCAGATGCCATCACTTCGGAAAGACGATCCTGATATCCCACAAGCGTTGGAAAATGTTGTTTTACACGCAACAGCAAAAGATCGGCGGGAACGTTATCAAAGCGTAACGGAGATGCAGCTAGATCTAGAGACTTGTCTTGATCCTAAACGAAAAGATGCTTTACCTTGGCGACCTAAAAAGATCGTTGAAGAAGAAACGAAAGTCTTACCAGATCTTTCTGAAAAATTAGCTAAGTCTGATCTGGAATTAGAAAAGACACTTGATCTAGGGAAAATCAGTCAAGTGACTAAAAAAGCCAAAGTCAAAAGTTTTAAACGGCGTTACCTTATCGGGATCGGATGCGTCTTGGTAATTATTTTACTCAGTTATTTTTACCTTATTCCAAAAGATGTTTCAGTTCCAGCTTTAAAGGGGCTTTCGCAAAAACAAGCGTTACAATTACTAGAGGCAAAGCAACTTGAGATCGGCAAGATAACTTACCAATATGATAAAAACTACCCTAAAGGTCAAGTGACTTTTACTTCGCCCCAAAAAGGGACGACCGTCAAGCAAAATACTAAGATCGCTTTAACTTTATCTAAAGGGGCGCCTTTAGTGACTTTTGGTGATTATCGTCGAAGAAATTATACCGATGTCAGTCGACGTTTGCGCAAACAAGGGGTGGTCGTCAAAAAAGAGGAGCGCTACTCTGACAGTGTCGCAAAAGGAGAGATCATTGCACAATCGATCGCAGCTAAAAAGAAAGTTGCACTTTCAGAGACGACCGTAACTTTTACAGTTAGCAAAGGGCAAAATTTAGCAGGAATGACTGATCTGAGTGGCTTTTCTTTAAAAGAAGTTAAAGCGTACGCACGTGAATGTGGTCTCGAATTGATCGTAAAAAAAGTTAAAGTGACTTCAAGTGAAGAAGTTGATACTGTGATCGCTCAAGATCCGCCAGTTGGAACATTTGTTCAAGAGGGGGATGTTTTAGAAGTTACTATAGGGACCAAAGGAGCGACTGGTTCGAAATATTATAAACAAGAAGAGGAATGA
- the fmt gene encoding methionyl-tRNA formyltransferase yields the protein MTSVVFMGTPQFAAPILEGVIEAGYDVKAVVTQPDRLVGRKRILTASPVKKTALEHGIKVLQPEKLSNSPEMAEIIDLKPDLIITAAFGQFLPEKLINAAQIAAINVHGSLLPKYRGGAPVQYAIMNGETETGVTIIYMVKKMDAGAMLAQAKMPITATDDTASIFTKMSILGKETLLTLLPDLIAGKVEPVEQDETSVVFSPTIKPEEEVLDLKLTAKELDQKVRALRPAPGAYFKNFNGKRTKLWDVTPLAEKTEFTAGTVVSVDKHELLLAGANGSVYAINILQPAGKPKLKVTDYLNGVGQGLKVGQKVIADGE from the coding sequence ATGACATCAGTCGTATTTATGGGCACACCCCAATTTGCAGCTCCGATCTTAGAAGGAGTGATCGAAGCTGGTTATGACGTCAAAGCAGTTGTGACCCAGCCAGACCGTCTTGTAGGACGAAAACGCATCTTGACTGCTTCACCAGTCAAGAAGACAGCCTTAGAACACGGGATCAAAGTATTACAGCCAGAAAAATTGAGTAATAGTCCCGAAATGGCAGAGATCATTGACTTAAAACCAGATCTGATCATTACAGCCGCTTTTGGCCAATTTTTACCAGAAAAATTGATCAATGCAGCTCAGATCGCAGCGATCAATGTTCATGGATCTTTATTACCTAAATATCGTGGAGGCGCACCAGTTCAATATGCGATCATGAATGGTGAAACTGAGACAGGGGTCACGATCATCTACATGGTCAAAAAGATGGATGCTGGGGCGATGCTTGCCCAGGCTAAGATGCCGATCACAGCCACTGATGACACCGCTTCGATCTTTACTAAAATGAGTATTTTAGGAAAAGAAACGCTCCTTACCTTATTACCTGATCTGATCGCTGGTAAAGTCGAGCCAGTCGAACAAGATGAGACAAGTGTTGTCTTTTCACCAACGATCAAACCAGAAGAAGAAGTGTTAGATCTTAAATTGACAGCAAAAGAGCTTGACCAAAAAGTTCGTGCGCTTCGCCCTGCACCAGGTGCGTACTTTAAAAACTTTAATGGCAAGCGAACAAAGCTTTGGGATGTGACTCCACTAGCTGAAAAAACAGAATTTACAGCTGGAACAGTTGTTTCTGTTGATAAACATGAGTTACTTTTAGCTGGGGCTAATGGTAGTGTTTATGCTATCAATATTTTACAGCCAGCTGGAAAACCAAAGTTAAAAGTCACTGATTATTTAAATGGTGTCGGTCAAGGATTAAAAGTAGGGCAAAAGGTCATAGCTGATGGTGAATAA
- the priA gene encoding primosomal protein N' codes for MPNYAQVIVDVKAMQTNRPYTYQIPAELKDQIRVGMRVVVPFGKGDRKVQGFVVELSEKVTFADQIEPKQIEALMDLTPVLNEEALALADHLARETFAFKIRCLQVMLPNVMRASYSKGLRLLPTASSELKQFFGAKEELEFSAERFSKAEQALLRKAQKAGQLEVIYHVKDRARVKKTKFLTSLVTRQNYAEFKAKVRKNATKQLDLLAFLAAKSGQELLQAQVQAQLDLTASQLKKASESGWIKQFERETYRDPTQTKDYGQSVPKILTAEQKNAVDQITSAVKQAQATTFLLQGVTGSGKTEVYLQTIARVLEQKKQALMLVPEISLTPQMVARVKARFGKQVALLHSALSDGERYDEWRRIERGEASVVVGARSAIFAPLTDLGVIIIDEEHETSYKQEDMPRYQAKEVALWRAKYHNCPVVLGSATPALETRARAQKGLYTHLQLTKRINGDNLPEVTLVDMRKAKLTAPDPDFSNEMLEALAKCLQRKEQAVLMLNRRGYSAFVMCRECGFVLKCPNCDVSLTLHMDTHSMKCHYCGHEEAIPHVCPQCHSRKIYYYGTGTQKIEEKLNQLLPDARILRMDVDTTRKKGAHERILQQFGAKQANILLGTQMIAKGLDFPDVTLVGVLNADTALEFPDYRASERTFQLLTQVSGRAGRADKKGHVVIQTYNPEHYAIQLACQQNYERFFFQEMQLRHLNDYPPYYYTIKITVSAESENLAAKESFLIKKQLAQCLSADAIILGPTPSAIMRIKNRFYYQLVIKYKHEQALESYLEELVIQSQRGEKKGLQVVVDRDPVNFLT; via the coding sequence ATGCCAAATTATGCGCAAGTGATCGTTGATGTCAAAGCGATGCAGACCAATCGGCCGTATACGTACCAGATCCCAGCTGAATTAAAAGATCAGATCCGAGTTGGCATGCGGGTCGTCGTTCCTTTTGGAAAAGGAGATCGCAAAGTTCAAGGGTTTGTCGTTGAGTTGAGTGAAAAAGTAACTTTTGCTGATCAGATCGAACCAAAGCAGATCGAAGCTTTGATGGATCTAACGCCAGTTTTGAATGAAGAAGCGTTGGCGTTAGCTGATCATTTAGCTAGAGAGACATTTGCGTTTAAGATCCGTTGTTTACAAGTTATGCTACCAAATGTGATGCGGGCTAGTTATTCTAAAGGATTACGACTTTTACCAACAGCTTCAAGCGAATTGAAGCAATTTTTTGGAGCTAAAGAAGAACTTGAATTTTCAGCCGAACGCTTTTCAAAAGCTGAACAGGCGTTATTGCGCAAAGCACAAAAAGCAGGACAACTAGAAGTCATATATCATGTGAAAGATCGTGCGCGTGTTAAAAAAACGAAATTTTTGACTTCGTTAGTCACACGCCAAAATTATGCTGAGTTCAAAGCTAAAGTGCGTAAAAATGCGACAAAGCAACTTGACCTTTTAGCATTTTTAGCTGCAAAAAGTGGTCAAGAACTTTTACAAGCACAAGTTCAAGCGCAACTCGATCTTACTGCTAGTCAACTGAAAAAGGCTAGTGAATCAGGCTGGATCAAACAATTTGAACGCGAAACTTATCGTGATCCAACACAAACAAAAGATTATGGGCAAAGTGTACCCAAAATTTTAACAGCAGAACAAAAAAATGCAGTTGATCAGATCACTTCAGCTGTTAAACAAGCTCAGGCAACGACTTTTTTACTTCAAGGTGTGACTGGCAGTGGGAAAACAGAAGTTTATCTGCAAACGATCGCACGTGTTTTAGAACAAAAAAAGCAAGCTTTGATGTTAGTTCCTGAGATCTCATTGACGCCACAAATGGTCGCTCGAGTCAAAGCACGTTTTGGAAAACAAGTGGCGTTACTTCATAGCGCTTTATCAGACGGTGAACGTTATGATGAGTGGCGCAGGATCGAGCGGGGCGAAGCAAGTGTTGTTGTAGGAGCGCGTTCAGCGATCTTTGCCCCGCTGACAGATCTGGGTGTGATCATTATCGATGAAGAGCATGAAACAAGTTATAAACAAGAAGATATGCCTCGTTATCAAGCCAAAGAAGTGGCTTTATGGCGTGCTAAATATCATAACTGTCCAGTTGTTTTAGGTTCAGCGACTCCTGCTCTTGAGACGCGGGCCCGCGCTCAAAAAGGCTTATATACACATTTACAATTAACAAAGCGGATCAACGGGGACAACTTACCTGAAGTCACGCTTGTTGATATGCGCAAAGCTAAGCTGACTGCACCAGATCCAGATTTTTCAAATGAGATGTTAGAAGCTTTAGCAAAATGTTTGCAACGTAAAGAACAAGCTGTTTTGATGCTAAATCGCCGAGGATACTCGGCTTTTGTCATGTGTCGTGAATGTGGCTTCGTACTTAAATGTCCTAATTGTGATGTTTCTTTGACGTTGCACATGGATACCCATTCGATGAAATGCCACTATTGTGGACATGAAGAAGCGATCCCGCATGTTTGTCCTCAGTGTCATAGTAGAAAGATCTATTATTACGGAACAGGAACGCAAAAGATCGAAGAAAAACTCAACCAACTTTTACCAGATGCACGGATCTTGCGAATGGATGTTGATACGACGCGAAAAAAAGGCGCACACGAGAGAATACTGCAACAGTTTGGAGCAAAACAGGCTAACATTTTGTTAGGGACACAGATGATCGCTAAAGGGCTTGATTTTCCAGATGTAACGTTAGTTGGGGTCTTAAATGCTGATACAGCCTTAGAATTTCCGGATTATCGGGCTAGCGAAAGGACTTTTCAACTTTTGACACAAGTCAGTGGGCGTGCTGGTCGTGCAGATAAGAAAGGACATGTTGTGATCCAAACATATAATCCAGAACATTATGCGATCCAATTAGCTTGTCAGCAAAATTATGAGCGCTTTTTCTTTCAAGAGATGCAGCTGCGCCATTTAAACGATTACCCACCGTACTATTATACGATCAAGATCACTGTCAGTGCTGAAAGTGAAAATTTAGCTGCAAAAGAAAGTTTTTTGATCAAAAAGCAACTAGCTCAATGCCTTAGTGCAGATGCGATCATTTTAGGACCAACTCCGAGTGCGATCATGCGGATCAAAAATCGGTTTTATTATCAATTAGTGATAAAATATAAACATGAACAGGCTTTGGAAAGTTATCTCGAAGAGTTAGTCATTCAAAGCCAACGTGGTGAGAAAAAAGGGTTGCAGGTCGTTGTTGATCGCGATCCAGTCAATTTTTTAACATGA
- a CDS encoding Stp1/IreP family PP2C-type Ser/Thr phosphatase: MQIAYTSDVGKERKINEDRVAVFKNKNQATFAIVADGLGGHLGGEVASEMAVSHLGYLFEQTTLNDPLAAITWLKAQVIVENTSILKRADQYHDLAGMGTTLVCALLFEDKYAIANIGDSRAYLWHAGSFEQLTEDHSYVNELVKRGEISKEEAKHHPHKNIITRTLGVSKQAQIDTKIYKKVAGDILLLCSDGLTNMLDDKEIKMILESEQTLEKKCEQLIDQANLAGGTDNITALLIQIDKGGGEP, translated from the coding sequence ATGCAGATCGCATACACAAGTGATGTTGGAAAAGAACGTAAAATAAATGAAGACCGAGTCGCTGTTTTTAAAAATAAAAATCAAGCAACTTTTGCTATCGTTGCTGACGGTCTAGGTGGACACTTAGGTGGGGAAGTTGCCTCTGAAATGGCAGTCTCTCACTTAGGCTATTTATTTGAGCAGACGACATTAAATGATCCGCTTGCAGCGATCACTTGGTTGAAAGCCCAAGTGATCGTGGAGAATACAAGTATTTTAAAACGCGCTGATCAATATCATGATCTAGCTGGAATGGGAACGACGCTTGTGTGTGCACTGCTTTTTGAAGATAAGTATGCGATCGCTAATATCGGTGATAGTCGTGCTTATTTGTGGCATGCAGGTTCTTTTGAACAATTGACAGAAGATCATTCTTATGTCAATGAGCTCGTCAAACGTGGAGAGATCAGCAAAGAAGAGGCTAAACACCATCCCCATAAAAATATCATTACGCGAACATTAGGCGTTTCCAAGCAAGCACAGATCGATACAAAGATCTATAAAAAAGTTGCAGGTGATATTTTGCTACTTTGTTCTGATGGTCTGACAAATATGTTAGACGATAAAGAGATCAAAATGATCCTTGAATCAGAGCAAACGCTTGAAAAGAAGTGTGAGCAGCTGATCGATCAAGCTAATTTAGCTGGGGGAACAGATAATATCACGGCTTTACTCATCCAGATCGATAAGGGAGGCGGTGAGCCATGA